The following proteins are co-located in the Bacillus pumilus genome:
- the minC gene encoding septum site-determining protein MinC → MKTQKQQFVTIKGTKNGLTLQLNDDCSFDDLLSGLREVLLLEQYTDGREGHKVNVHIKLGFRYLTEDQEERLTEAVSENEHLIIHSIESDVMSTEEARRLKAEAEITSVAKIVRSGQVLYVEGDLLLIGDVNPGGTIRAGGNIFVLGALKGVAHAGCNGNKQAVIAASRMIPTQLRIAQVFNRAPDQKEDGNEMECAYLDIDGNMIIERLQQLAHIRPNLTRLEGGM, encoded by the coding sequence TTGAAAACTCAAAAACAGCAATTTGTGACAATAAAAGGTACAAAAAACGGATTAACATTACAGTTAAATGATGACTGTTCGTTTGATGACCTTCTTTCTGGCTTGCGAGAGGTTCTTTTGCTTGAGCAATATACAGATGGAAGAGAAGGACATAAGGTCAATGTGCATATTAAACTTGGTTTTCGGTATTTAACAGAGGATCAGGAGGAGCGTTTGACTGAAGCGGTGTCTGAGAATGAACATCTCATCATTCATTCCATTGAAAGTGACGTCATGTCAACTGAAGAGGCGAGACGATTAAAAGCAGAGGCTGAAATCACCTCTGTAGCGAAAATTGTACGCTCTGGACAGGTGCTGTATGTCGAAGGGGATCTCTTATTAATAGGAGATGTGAATCCTGGCGGAACGATTCGTGCAGGGGGAAATATTTTTGTGCTCGGCGCATTAAAAGGCGTGGCGCATGCTGGATGTAATGGGAATAAACAAGCTGTCATTGCGGCATCTCGTATGATTCCAACTCAGCTTCGCATCGCACAAGTGTTTAACCGTGCACCAGATCAAAAAGAAGATGGAAACGAAATGGAATGTGCTTATTTAGATATAGATGGCAACATGATCATTGAACGCCTGCAGCAATTGGCTCATATAAGACCTAATCTGACAAGGCTTGAGGGAGGAATGTGA
- a CDS encoding prepilin peptidase has protein sequence MIDIFVFLAGITMGSFFHLVGERLPMKRSILFPRSHCGVCKQPLSLYDMIPLVSYIVLRGSCKHCSTRLFLLYPMIELLSGSLFLLIYRNAGFSFEGLFLVILCSLFVIAVVSDLLYMRVPNELFLFFFPLFVIYRTLEPFLIWWEGAASLLFCFLLFYSLDRFKPNSMGGADMKLFGVLAFCFGLKAFLIILFLSSIGGMVYAKVFSFRLDEPFPFVPAIAFSFWVYLFGSHVLSPFSGLFG, from the coding sequence ATGATTGACATTTTTGTGTTTCTTGCAGGCATCACCATGGGATCGTTTTTTCATCTAGTTGGTGAAAGGCTGCCAATGAAGCGGTCCATACTCTTTCCGCGTTCTCACTGCGGCGTTTGTAAACAGCCACTTTCTCTGTATGACATGATTCCGCTCGTTTCGTATATTGTATTGAGAGGGTCGTGTAAACATTGCAGCACCCGATTGTTTTTGTTATATCCAATGATTGAGCTGCTGTCAGGCAGCCTTTTTTTGCTCATTTATAGGAACGCTGGTTTTTCGTTTGAAGGCCTTTTTCTTGTGATTCTTTGTAGTTTATTCGTGATTGCTGTCGTGAGCGATCTTCTTTATATGAGGGTGCCAAACGAGCTGTTTCTCTTCTTTTTTCCTCTATTCGTCATATACCGCACGCTAGAACCATTTCTTATTTGGTGGGAAGGAGCGGCTTCTCTGCTTTTTTGTTTTCTCTTATTTTATAGTTTAGATCGTTTTAAGCCAAACAGCATGGGAGGGGCTGATATGAAGCTGTTCGGTGTGCTTGCGTTTTGCTTTGGTTTAAAGGCATTCCTCATCATTCTTTTCCTCTCATCTATCGGCGGAATGGTCTATGCGAAGGTCTTTTCCTTTCGATTAGACGAGCCATTTCCCTTTGTTCCTGCGATCGCTTTTTCTTTTTGGGTTTATCTTTTTGGGTCGCATGTCTTAAGCCCATTCAGCGGATTATTTGGGTGA
- a CDS encoding Maf family protein — MNQLILASQSPRRKELLDLAGFSYDIQASHLKEEINRNLSPAENVQWLAEQKANDIQKIHPKAVIIGADTIVAIDGKCLGKPKDKEEAASMLQLLSGKTHQVLTGVSVQSENRKETFYEQTEVTFWMLTQNEINRYIETGEPLDKAGSYGIQGKGALFVQKIDGDYFSVVGLPIAKTVRVLETFGITPF; from the coding sequence ATGAACCAATTAATTCTCGCATCACAATCACCTAGAAGAAAAGAATTGCTTGATCTAGCAGGGTTTTCTTATGACATTCAAGCAAGTCACTTAAAAGAAGAAATAAATCGAAACCTTTCGCCTGCTGAGAACGTCCAATGGTTGGCAGAACAAAAAGCAAATGATATTCAAAAAATACATCCCAAAGCTGTGATCATTGGTGCAGATACGATTGTTGCAATTGACGGCAAATGTCTTGGGAAACCAAAAGACAAGGAAGAAGCGGCCTCAATGCTTCAATTATTGTCAGGAAAGACACATCAAGTCTTGACTGGTGTCTCGGTTCAGTCAGAGAATAGAAAAGAAACATTTTATGAACAGACAGAAGTGACATTTTGGATGCTTACGCAAAATGAAATCAACCGCTATATCGAAACGGGTGAACCGCTTGATAAAGCGGGAAGCTATGGCATTCAAGGGAAAGGCGCACTGTTTGTTCAAAAAATAGACGGCGATTATTTTTCCGTTGTAGGTCTCCCTATTGCCAAAACAGTTAGAGTGCTTGAAACATTTGGAATTACCCCTTTTTGA
- a CDS encoding M23 family metallopeptidase translates to MKRVDEYRKKIAQRRKTKQPAAAPKKAAFKKNDDIPPWVMLTEEEKHSGSSSYESTSHQPTKYRHPLFNPNTFVIKCLLSASLVLIAAISFKGQAGPFQQLKPMISQTFEQDFQFAAANLWFEKTVGNPLAFLTEKKADRKDVQANNELAVPASGKVQESFIQNGAGVKVETSADAIDSMKEGYVVEVKKKSDTGLTVVVQHADNSYSWYGQLKEADVALYDFVDKGEKIGRISLDDQGKGTYYFAIKQNEQFIDPIQVMTFE, encoded by the coding sequence ATGAAAAGAGTGGACGAGTATCGAAAAAAAATAGCGCAGCGCCGCAAAACAAAGCAGCCAGCTGCTGCCCCTAAGAAGGCGGCTTTCAAGAAAAATGACGATATCCCGCCATGGGTTATGTTGACAGAGGAAGAAAAGCATTCTGGATCGTCTTCCTATGAGTCGACGTCTCACCAGCCGACGAAGTATCGGCATCCGTTATTTAACCCCAATACCTTTGTGATTAAATGTTTACTATCTGCGTCCCTCGTGTTGATTGCAGCCATTTCGTTTAAAGGCCAGGCAGGCCCGTTTCAGCAGCTGAAGCCGATGATCAGTCAAACCTTTGAGCAAGATTTTCAGTTTGCTGCTGCCAACCTTTGGTTTGAGAAAACAGTTGGGAACCCGCTTGCCTTTTTAACTGAGAAAAAGGCAGACCGAAAAGACGTACAAGCCAATAATGAACTGGCTGTACCTGCTTCTGGAAAAGTGCAAGAATCATTTATCCAAAATGGTGCAGGCGTCAAAGTCGAAACATCGGCAGATGCCATTGATAGTATGAAAGAAGGCTATGTTGTAGAGGTGAAAAAGAAAAGCGATACAGGGCTTACAGTGGTTGTGCAGCATGCGGATAACAGCTATAGCTGGTACGGTCAATTAAAGGAAGCCGATGTGGCCTTATACGATTTTGTCGATAAGGGTGAAAAAATTGGTCGAATTTCGCTTGATGATCAAGGGAAGGGCACGTATTACTTTGCCATTAAGCAAAATGAACAGTTCATCGACCCCATTCAGGTGATGACTTTTGAATAG
- a CDS encoding rod shape-determining protein gives MFGIGTKDLGIDLGTANTLVFIKGKGIVVREPSVVALETDTKSIVAVGNDARNMIGRTPGNVVALRPMKDGVIADYETTAKMMKYYINQALRNKGLFARKPYVMVCVPSGITAVEERAVIDATRQAGARDAYPIEEPFAAAIGANLPVWEPTGSMVVDIGGGTTEVAIISLGGIVTSQSIRVAGDEMDDAISSYIRKTYNLMIGDRTSEAIKMEIGSAQPDVHDEMDIRGRDLLTGLPKTISITAEEIAKALRDTVETIVDAVKATLEKTPPELAADIMDRGIVLTGGGALLRNLDKVISDETKMPVIIAEDPLDCVAIGTGKALEHIHLFKGKSKDNRA, from the coding sequence ATGTTTGGAATTGGTACAAAAGACCTTGGAATAGATCTTGGAACAGCGAATACGCTTGTTTTTATTAAAGGAAAAGGAATTGTTGTGAGAGAACCTTCGGTCGTAGCTTTGGAAACTGATACGAAGTCTATAGTGGCGGTCGGAAATGACGCTAGAAACATGATTGGCCGTACACCTGGTAATGTTGTGGCACTTCGCCCAATGAAAGACGGAGTCATTGCAGATTACGAAACGACAGCAAAAATGATGAAATATTACATTAATCAAGCACTTAGAAACAAAGGGCTATTTGCTCGTAAACCCTACGTGATGGTATGTGTGCCATCTGGGATTACAGCTGTAGAGGAGCGAGCAGTCATTGATGCAACAAGACAAGCTGGTGCACGTGACGCATACCCTATTGAAGAGCCATTTGCTGCGGCAATCGGTGCTAACCTGCCTGTATGGGAGCCAACAGGAAGTATGGTTGTGGATATTGGCGGCGGTACAACAGAAGTGGCCATTATTTCACTTGGCGGCATTGTGACTTCTCAATCGATCCGTGTGGCAGGAGATGAAATGGATGATGCGATCAGCAGCTATATTCGTAAAACGTATAATCTGATGATCGGTGACCGTACTTCAGAAGCGATTAAAATGGAAATCGGTTCTGCACAGCCAGACGTGCATGATGAGATGGATATTCGCGGACGTGACCTTTTAACAGGTCTGCCAAAAACGATCTCTATTACGGCAGAAGAGATTGCAAAAGCGCTTCGTGATACGGTGGAAACAATTGTTGATGCGGTAAAAGCCACTCTTGAAAAAACGCCACCTGAGCTGGCAGCAGATATTATGGATCGCGGAATCGTTTTAACAGGCGGCGGTGCATTGCTGCGTAATCTTGACAAAGTCATTAGCGATGAAACGAAAATGCCAGTCATTATTGCTGAGGACCCACTTGACTGTGTGGCGATCGGAACAGGGAAAGCACTAGAACATATTCACTTGTTCAAAGGAAAATCAAAAGATAATCGGGCGTAA
- the minD gene encoding septum site-determining protein MinD codes for MGEAIVITSGKGGVGKTTTSANLGTALAIQGKKVCLVDTDIGLRNLDVVMGLENRIIYDLVDVVEGRCKIHQALVKDKRFEDLLYLLPAAQTSDKTAVEPEQIKELIQSLKQDFDYVVIDCPAGIEQGFKNAVSGADKAIVVTTPEISAVRDADRIIGLLEQEDIEPPRLIVNRIRTHMAKSGDSMDVDEVVHHLSIDLLGIVADDDDVIKASNNGEPIVMDAKNKVSIAYRNIARRVLGESVPLQSFEDENKGMFAKLKAFFGVRA; via the coding sequence TTGGGCGAGGCTATTGTGATTACCTCAGGAAAAGGCGGCGTTGGCAAAACAACAACATCTGCAAACTTAGGCACAGCACTAGCAATTCAAGGGAAAAAAGTGTGTCTAGTGGATACCGATATTGGCCTTCGGAATCTAGATGTCGTGATGGGGCTTGAGAACCGCATTATTTATGATCTAGTCGATGTAGTAGAAGGAAGATGTAAAATTCACCAAGCGCTTGTAAAAGATAAGCGTTTCGAGGATCTTTTGTATCTTTTACCCGCTGCTCAAACAAGCGATAAAACGGCTGTAGAGCCGGAGCAGATCAAAGAATTGATTCAATCATTGAAACAAGACTTTGATTATGTCGTCATCGATTGCCCTGCTGGAATCGAGCAAGGCTTTAAAAATGCTGTATCTGGTGCAGATAAGGCAATTGTCGTGACGACGCCTGAGATCTCAGCTGTGAGAGATGCTGACCGTATCATCGGCTTATTAGAACAAGAAGATATCGAACCGCCTCGTTTGATTGTCAACCGTATTCGTACACACATGGCGAAAAGTGGCGATTCAATGGATGTGGATGAAGTTGTACATCACTTATCGATTGATCTTCTTGGCATTGTGGCAGATGATGATGACGTGATTAAGGCTTCAAACAATGGTGAACCAATTGTGATGGATGCTAAAAACAAAGTATCAATTGCGTATCGCAATATTGCTCGCCGTGTACTAGGTGAATCTGTTCCACTGCAATCATTTGAAGATGAAAACAAAGGGATGTTTGCAAAGCTCAAAGCATTTTTCGGTGTTAGAGCATAA
- the mreD gene encoding rod shape-determining protein MreD, translating into MKRVLLAFVMLFIFVFDSIFVDLVKLPFVSENQILAPHFILLALVFMTAFVNQKYGVIYGFIFGLLYDISYTGILGVHMFGFGALCYLLAKAFKVLQTNILVVVFLSMIAVSVMEFYVYGVQATIQPGIMPFNTYVIERFIPTILLNTAASLILVVPLRLFFINVKQGLIDE; encoded by the coding sequence GTGAAACGTGTCCTTCTTGCTTTCGTCATGTTGTTTATCTTCGTATTTGACAGCATTTTTGTCGATTTAGTGAAGCTCCCATTTGTTTCAGAGAATCAAATTTTAGCACCTCATTTCATCTTACTCGCACTTGTATTTATGACTGCTTTTGTGAATCAAAAATATGGTGTGATTTACGGCTTTATCTTTGGACTTTTATATGATATTTCGTATACAGGCATACTTGGTGTTCATATGTTTGGCTTTGGGGCGCTTTGCTATTTGTTAGCGAAAGCTTTCAAAGTCCTTCAGACGAATATTTTAGTGGTCGTCTTTCTGTCGATGATTGCTGTTTCCGTGATGGAGTTTTATGTGTACGGCGTTCAAGCGACGATTCAGCCAGGGATTATGCCTTTTAATACGTATGTCATCGAACGCTTTATTCCAACGATTCTTTTAAATACTGCTGCGTCTCTCATACTTGTTGTGCCGCTTAGGCTCTTTTTCATCAATGTGAAGCAAGGACTGATCGACGAATAA
- the radC gene encoding RadC family protein — MLLKHFPHDEKPRERFIKYGPSSLSNHELVAILFRTGTKKESVLQISARLLQTFGGLRSVREASIEELSKIRGVGKAKAISLLAALELGTRLHHQTTDNRYVIRTPEDGANFVMEDMRFLTQENFVCLYLNTKNQVLHKHTVFIGSLNSSIVHPREIFKEAFKRSAASFICVHNHPSGDPTPSREDIEVTKRLFECGKLIGIQLLDHLVIGDQKFVSLKEKGYL; from the coding sequence ATGTTGCTTAAGCATTTCCCTCATGATGAAAAACCGAGAGAACGATTTATCAAATATGGTCCAAGCAGTTTATCAAATCATGAACTTGTCGCAATCCTTTTTAGGACAGGCACAAAAAAGGAATCTGTTCTTCAAATTTCCGCAAGACTTCTGCAAACATTTGGCGGCCTTCGTTCTGTGAGAGAAGCTTCTATTGAAGAACTGTCGAAGATTCGAGGAGTTGGAAAAGCGAAGGCGATCTCTCTTTTAGCTGCGTTAGAACTCGGCACTAGATTACACCATCAAACGACGGACAACCGTTATGTCATCCGCACGCCAGAGGATGGGGCAAACTTTGTGATGGAAGATATGAGATTTTTGACGCAGGAAAATTTCGTTTGTCTTTATCTCAATACAAAAAATCAAGTTCTTCATAAACATACCGTGTTTATTGGAAGTTTGAACTCATCGATTGTTCACCCGCGTGAAATTTTCAAAGAGGCTTTTAAACGTTCGGCTGCTTCATTTATATGTGTGCACAACCATCCATCTGGAGATCCGACGCCTAGCAGGGAAGATATTGAAGTCACAAAGCGACTTTTTGAATGTGGAAAGCTGATTGGAATACAGCTGCTTGATCATCTTGTCATAGGTGATCAAAAATTTGTGAGTTTGAAGGAAAAAGGGTATTTGTAA
- a CDS encoding SPOR domain-containing protein encodes MKKRQAKKQGLKVNINGKEEMLHEEDHQPKKQQEDHVTFSNWEEKRQSEQETAASQEDPSKPKEEDFQWDDAADHIYHSDPKVVTPYQKKKGSFDQKFSKNRGPFKRVMTTIVFAVVLGTGLGVFALSLSKDGTANPSGGDHVSVTASGNQSAMKAGGDAPPAAGDTDESKENKGEKSVSGSFSTFVVQAGKFSSEKGADDLVTSLKDAGYAGKKVSMDDGYYVIAGLATEQGMTSAVGKKLIDQHFEAWGGKELSFQVPDELTGLIEKASVLSSKVIAGDEVEKKEVTQLISELESAKTTDASAKSSLLKAVQLLNDPTAENGWKSQQALLDQLNT; translated from the coding sequence ATGAAAAAAAGGCAGGCAAAAAAACAAGGGTTAAAGGTCAATATTAATGGCAAGGAAGAAATGCTTCATGAAGAAGATCATCAGCCAAAAAAACAGCAAGAGGATCATGTGACGTTTTCGAATTGGGAGGAAAAGAGGCAATCAGAACAGGAGACAGCTGCTTCACAGGAAGATCCATCTAAACCAAAAGAAGAAGATTTCCAGTGGGACGATGCAGCTGATCATATTTACCACTCTGATCCAAAGGTCGTCACGCCTTATCAAAAGAAAAAAGGCTCATTTGATCAGAAGTTCAGTAAAAACCGCGGCCCCTTCAAGAGAGTGATGACAACGATTGTATTTGCAGTGGTTCTTGGGACAGGCCTCGGCGTGTTTGCACTAAGCTTAAGCAAAGACGGTACAGCAAATCCGTCAGGTGGTGACCATGTCAGTGTCACAGCATCTGGAAACCAATCTGCAATGAAAGCCGGAGGGGATGCGCCGCCAGCGGCGGGAGATACAGATGAATCAAAAGAGAACAAAGGTGAAAAAAGTGTCTCTGGCAGTTTTTCAACCTTTGTCGTACAGGCTGGAAAGTTTTCCTCTGAAAAAGGAGCAGATGACTTGGTTACCAGTTTAAAAGATGCAGGATATGCGGGGAAAAAAGTCTCAATGGATGATGGATATTATGTGATTGCTGGGCTTGCAACAGAACAAGGCATGACAAGTGCTGTTGGGAAGAAACTAATCGATCAGCACTTTGAAGCATGGGGCGGTAAGGAGCTCTCATTTCAAGTGCCAGATGAGCTGACTGGTTTAATAGAGAAGGCTTCTGTCTTATCTTCAAAGGTGATTGCAGGGGATGAAGTAGAGAAAAAGGAAGTCACGCAGCTGATCTCTGAGCTGGAAAGTGCCAAAACAACTGACGCATCAGCTAAAAGCAGTTTGCTGAAAGCGGTGCAACTGTTAAATGACCCAACGGCTGAAAATGGATGGAAATCTCAGCAAGCGCTGCTTGATCAATTAAACACGTAA
- the mreC gene encoding rod shape-determining protein MreC yields the protein MPQFFMNKRLMLLLVCVIVLVAMIGFSVKSGRGASWPEKLVGDTTGFFQGVFHKPSQFIAGMYGNVQDLKNTYDENERLRKKLDGQTQYEAKLQELEDENKKLRKQLGYVNSIRDYTPILSTVIARNPSLWDSFVMIDKGKKQGVDKDMAVTNESGALIGKIESDKLNNFTSTVRLLSSTDQNNRISTKIFAKKGKEELNGIINGYDSKKKMLTMNILKSDADGDVKKGDLVETSGAGGVFPQGLTIGKVSEIEPDHYGLTKIIYVEPAAELNNLDRVIVVNRSTSTADASELTKEEGS from the coding sequence ATGCCGCAGTTTTTTATGAATAAAAGATTAATGTTGCTCCTTGTCTGTGTCATCGTACTGGTGGCCATGATTGGTTTTTCAGTGAAAAGCGGCAGAGGTGCTTCATGGCCGGAAAAATTAGTGGGGGATACGACAGGCTTTTTTCAAGGTGTCTTTCATAAACCATCACAATTTATTGCCGGTATGTATGGGAACGTACAAGATTTAAAGAACACATATGATGAAAACGAGCGTCTTCGAAAAAAACTTGATGGACAAACCCAGTATGAGGCGAAACTTCAAGAACTAGAAGATGAAAACAAAAAGCTTCGCAAGCAGCTCGGATATGTGAACTCTATTCGTGATTATACGCCAATTCTATCAACTGTTATTGCGAGAAACCCGTCCCTCTGGGATAGTTTTGTGATGATTGATAAAGGGAAAAAACAAGGCGTTGACAAAGATATGGCGGTCACAAATGAGAGTGGTGCGTTAATCGGGAAAATCGAAAGTGATAAGCTCAACAATTTTACTTCGACTGTAAGGTTGCTAAGCTCTACAGACCAAAATAATAGAATTTCAACGAAAATTTTTGCAAAAAAGGGCAAAGAAGAACTCAATGGAATTATTAACGGTTATGACAGCAAGAAAAAAATGCTGACAATGAATATTCTAAAATCCGATGCTGATGGGGATGTCAAAAAAGGAGATCTTGTCGAAACATCTGGAGCAGGGGGCGTATTCCCGCAAGGCTTAACAATTGGTAAGGTGAGCGAAATCGAGCCTGACCATTACGGACTGACAAAAATCATTTATGTAGAACCAGCTGCTGAACTCAACAATTTAGACCGCGTGATTGTTGTGAATCGCAGCACAAGTACGGCAGATGCATCTGAATTGACGAAGGAGGAAGGCTCGTGA
- a CDS encoding bifunctional folylpolyglutamate synthase/dihydrofolate synthase, producing MTLFTTYHEAIEWIHSRLAFGVKPGLERMKWLMNRLDHPEQKIKAVHVAGTNGKGSTIAFTRSVLQEAGYSVGTFTSPFILTFNERISVNGAPIQDEEWLSLVNEIKPYVDELDGTELGAATEFEIITACAFAYFAHVRQVDFVLLETGLGGRLDSTNVAVPILTAITSIGHDHMAILGDTLEQIAAEKAGIIKDGIPMITAVHQREALAVIQNTAIEKNAVCISLHDTCTFDQQQPTETGERFTLRTPKRQYPELETGLIGTHQRQNASLAVLLIEWLVQEGHISVTEEHLYEGIRQAVWAGRFEKVKDHPPVYLDGAHNEEGMDRLIETVQAHFSSKQVHVCFSALKDKPYKQMIEKLEAISSSIHFVSFDFPRAESAEKLYACSHLETKSYDDDPRAVLEWIQKKSVDPLAVILVTGSLYFISDMRNRILGS from the coding sequence ATGACATTGTTTACAACCTATCATGAAGCCATTGAGTGGATTCATAGCAGACTGGCCTTTGGCGTAAAACCGGGTCTTGAAAGAATGAAGTGGCTAATGAACAGACTAGACCATCCAGAACAAAAAATAAAAGCGGTGCATGTTGCTGGTACAAATGGAAAAGGATCAACGATTGCGTTTACTCGTTCCGTTTTACAGGAAGCCGGCTATTCAGTTGGAACTTTCACCTCTCCGTTTATTTTAACGTTCAATGAACGAATCAGCGTAAATGGAGCGCCTATTCAGGATGAAGAATGGCTGAGTTTGGTGAATGAGATAAAGCCTTATGTTGATGAATTAGATGGAACAGAGCTTGGCGCAGCAACAGAATTTGAAATCATTACAGCATGTGCATTCGCTTATTTTGCCCATGTGCGCCAAGTAGACTTTGTCCTATTGGAAACAGGGCTTGGCGGAAGGCTTGATTCAACAAATGTTGCAGTGCCGATCTTAACGGCCATTACGTCAATTGGCCATGACCATATGGCGATTTTAGGCGATACACTTGAACAGATTGCAGCTGAAAAAGCAGGCATTATAAAAGATGGTATTCCAATGATCACGGCTGTTCATCAACGAGAGGCACTAGCTGTCATTCAAAACACTGCAATAGAAAAGAATGCCGTATGCATCTCGTTACATGATACATGTACCTTTGATCAGCAGCAGCCGACAGAAACAGGTGAACGTTTCACGTTACGCACCCCAAAAAGGCAGTATCCAGAGCTTGAAACAGGGTTAATTGGAACGCACCAAAGGCAAAATGCATCTCTTGCCGTTCTATTGATTGAATGGCTGGTTCAAGAAGGCCATATCAGCGTGACAGAAGAGCATTTGTATGAAGGGATTCGGCAAGCAGTATGGGCTGGGAGATTTGAAAAGGTCAAAGATCATCCTCCTGTCTATCTCGACGGTGCTCATAATGAAGAGGGGATGGACCGTTTAATCGAAACCGTACAAGCTCATTTTTCCAGTAAACAGGTGCATGTATGTTTTAGCGCTTTAAAAGATAAGCCGTACAAACAAATGATTGAAAAGCTTGAAGCCATTAGTTCATCTATTCATTTTGTTTCGTTTGATTTTCCAAGAGCTGAATCAGCGGAAAAGCTTTATGCTTGCAGTCATTTAGAAACAAAATCGTATGACGATGACCCTCGTGCAGTGCTTGAATGGATTCAGAAAAAAAGCGTTGATCCCTTGGCGGTTATACTTGTCACTGGCTCCCTTTATTTTATTTCAGATATGCGAAATCGTATTTTAGGATCATGA